A genome region from Scomber japonicus isolate fScoJap1 chromosome 15, fScoJap1.pri, whole genome shotgun sequence includes the following:
- the trim71 gene encoding E3 ubiquitin-protein ligase TRIM71, with translation MASFPDSDLQTCPLCKELCGCSAPISSSSSTSSSSSHTSSSSSQTTRRLHVLPCLHAFCRQCLEGQRSPGDPLKLRCPTCDQKVSISEAGVDSLPSSNFLFSNLLDVVVSSEEQIQNKNGHHHRGGLGGGSSGFHHPHGGLLHQHHLGEPQCSSCDEENPATSHCLDCQEYLCDNCVRAHQRVRLTKDHFIERLGENLHLSRVNANSNQGQPGVSVSLAQSLQNNFALLSLFQDRMSFCQHHDNEVFLFFCETCSVPICRECSMGRHMGHTFVYLQDAVQDCRSITIQLLADAQQGRQAVQLSMEKVQAMAEQVEIKAKVVQTEVKALVLRHKKALEERECELLWKVEKIRQLKAKSLYLQVEKLHQSLTKLDSTIAAVSQVLDEGRHLDVLLARERMLTQIHELKTLRGLLQPQEDDRFMFTPPDQALYIAIQSMGLISSGAFAPVTKAHGEGLKSALRGKPASFTVIGYDHDGEPRLSGGDTVSAVVMSVGEGDLSAAEITDHQNGSYTVNYLPKCEGEHLVSVLVCNQHIQGSPFKVMVKSGRSYGSLGSQVSSFGCEGEGDGQLCRPWGISVDKEGYVVVADRSNNRIQIFKPCGAFHHKFGSLGSRPGQFDRPAGVACDSQRRIIVADKDNHRVQVFTFEGQFMLKFGEKGTKNGQFNYPWDVAVNSEGKILVSDTRNHRVQLFAPDGSFLNKYGFEGALWKHFDSPRGVAFNHEDHLVVTDFNNHRLLVIRPDCQSARFLGSEGTGNGQFLRPQGVAVDQENRIIVADSRNHRVQVFEPNGNFLCKFGTQGSGFGQMDRPSGVAVTPDGVIVVVDFGNNRILKF, from the exons ATGGCTTCATTTCCAGACTCGGACCTGCAGACGTGCCCGCTCTGCAAGGAGCTGTGCGGCTGCTCTGCGCCcatctcctccagctcttcTACCTCTTCATCGTCCTCGCATACCTCGTCCTCCTCCAGCCAGACCACCAGGAGGCTTCACGTCCTGCCCTGCCTACATGCCTTCTGTAGGCAGTGCCTAGAGGGCCAACGTAGTCCAGGGGACCCTCTGAAGCTGAGGTGCCCCACCTGCGACCAGAAGGTGTCCATCTCCGAGGCCGGGGTGGACTCCTTGCCTTCTTCCAACTTCCTCTTCAGCAACCTGCTGGATGTGGTGGTGAGCTCTGAGGAGCAGATCCAGAACAAGAACGGCCACCATCACCGGGGAGGCTTAGGTGGAGGCTCCTCAGGCTTCCATCACCCCCATGGAGGACTCCTGCACCAACACCACCTGGGAGAGCCTCAGTGCAGCTCCTGTGATGAGGAGAACCCGGCCACCTCCCACTGCCTCGACTGCCAGGAGTATCTCTGTGACAACTGTGTGCGGGCACACCAGCGGGTGCGGCTGACCAAGGACCACTTCATTGAGCGCCTGGGAGAGAACCTCCACCTGAGCCGGGTCAACGCCAACAGCAACCAGGGCCAGCCTGGGGTGTCGGTGTCCCTCGCCCAGTCCCTGCAGAACAACTTTGCCCTGCTGTCCCTGTTCCAGGATCGCATGAGCTTCTGCCAGCACCACGACAATGAG GTCTTCCTGTTCTTCTGTGAAACTTGCTCCGTGCCTATCTGCAGAGAGTGCAGCATGGGCCGACACATGGGCCACACCTTCGTTTACCTGCAAGATGCCGTACAGGACTGCAGGTCCATCACCATCCAGCTGCTGGCAGATGCACAGCAGGGACGGCAGGCCGTGCAG CTAAGCATGGAGAAGGTGCAGGCCATGGCCGAGCAGGTGGAGATCAAGGCGAAGGTGGTGCAGACGGAAGTGAAGGCCCTTGTGCTCAGACACAAGAAAGCGTTGGAGGAGAGGGAGTGTGAACTACTGTGGAAG GTGGAGAAGATCCGTCAGTTGAAGGCCAAGTCTCTGTACCTGCAGGTGGAGAAACTGCACCAGAGTCTGACCAAGTTGGACAGCACCATCGCTGCCGTCAGCCAGGTGCTGGATGAGGGCCGCCACCTAGACGTGCTCCTGGCCAGGGAGCGAATGCTCACCCAGATCCATGAACTCAAGACCCTCAGGGGCCTGCTGCAGCCACAGGAGGACGACCGCTTCATGTTCACTCCTCCAGACCAG GCTCTGTACATAGCCATCCAGTCCATGGGCCTGATCAGCAGTGGAGCCTTTGCCCCCGTCACCAAAGCCCATGGCGAAGGTCTGAAAAGTGCCCTTCGTGGCAAGCCCGCCTCCTTTACTGTGATTGGATATGACCATGATGGCGAGCCACGTCTTTCCGGCGGGGACACAGTGTCTGCAGTAGTCATGTCCGTTGGCGAAGGCGACCTATCAGCGGCAGAGATAACGGATCACCAGAATGGCTCGTACACCGTCAACTACCTGCCCAAATGTGAGGGCGAGCACCTTGTGTCAGTGTTGGTGTGCAACCAGCACATCCAGGGCAGCCCCTTCAAGGTGATGGTGAAGTCAGGACGGAGCTACGGGTCCCTGGGCTCCCAGGTGTCTTCCTTCGGGTGCGAAGGGGAGGGAGATGGTCAGCTGTGTCGTCCCTGGGGGATCAGCGTGGACAAGGAGGGATATGTGGTGGTGGCCGATCGCAGCAACAACCGCATACAG ATATTCAAGCCCTGTGGTGCCTTCCACCATAAGTTTGGCTCTCTGGGTTCTCGGCCTGGTCAGTTTGATCGTCCAGCTGGGGTTGCATGTGACAGTCAGAGACGAATCATCGTGGCTGATAAGGACAATCACCGTGTGCAG GTGTTCACTTTTGAGGGCCAGTTCATGCTGAAGTTTGGGGAAAAGGGTACCAAGAACGGGCAGTTCAACTATCCCTGGGATGTGGCTGTCAACTCTGAGGGTAAGATCCTGGTCTCTGATACCAGGAACCACCGCGTGCAACTCTTCGCCCCTGACGGCTCTTTCCTCAACAAGTACGGCTTTGAAGGGGCTCTGTGGAAACACTTTGATTCTCCCAGAGGAGTGGCCTTTAACCACGAAGACCACCTGGTGGTGACTGACTTTAACAACCACCGGCTCCTGGTCATTCGGCCGGACTGCCAGTCAGCTCGCTTTTTGGGCTCTGAGGGCACCGGGAACGGGCAGTTTCTGAGGCCCCAGGGCGTCGCCGTGGACCAGGAGAACCGCATCATTGTGGCCGACTCCCGCAACCACCGAGTCCAAGTATTCGAGCCCAACGGAAACTTCTTATGCAAATTTGGAACACAGGGGAGCGGCTTCGGACAGATGGATCGCCCCTCCGGTGTGGCTGTGACGCCCGATGGAGTCATCGTGGTTGTTGACTTTGGAAATAATCGCATCCTCAAGTTCTAA